GAGCTCCTCCTCGAGCCTGAAATGCTCCGCGGACGGCCCCGTCACTTCGCCGGCCGCGATCTGGACGGGGGAGCCCGCGAGCGAGAGCGAGAAGGAGAGCTGGCGCTCCTCTCCCATCTGGCGCACCGCGGGCTGGACGAGGAGGTTGGCGCCGGTGTCGCGCGCCCACTTTGCGGGGTCCGTCTCCTTGAGCATCGCGGGGCCCGACGGCGGCATGATCGCGAGATTCGGGACGCCCTGGAGCTTCACGCCCAGGCTGATCGACACGCCGTCGCACAGCTGGCGTCCGTCCGGGCGCCCGGTGAGGTCGGTGGCGGGGAGGATCGCGAGCAGCTTCGACGCGGGCAGGGCCGAGCCTGCGCGCTCGCGCATGGCCACCCAGAAGAGCGCCGCGCCGACGACGAGCAGGATGGACCCGGCCACGAGGAGCGCGCGGCCGCCCCCGCGGCGCGCGGCGGACGCCGATCGCCCCGAGACGGGGAAGATGGCCGTCGTGCGCGAGCCCGCGGCGGCCTCGAGGAAGCCGCGGGTGTCGCCGATGGTCGCGGGACGGCCGGCGGGGTCCTTCCGGAGCAGCCGCTTCATGAGGTCGCGCAGCGGCGCCGGCGTCGCCGCGGGCAGCGCCGCCCAATCCGGCTCGCGGTCGAGGATCGCGACGAGGATGTCCGACACGCTCTCGCCGTCGAACGCCTTCCTTCCCGCGAGCATCTCGTAGAGGACGCAGCCGAAGGACCAGAGGTCCGAGCGCGCGTCGAGCGCCCGGCCGCGCGCCTGCTCGGGGCTCATGTAGCTGGCCGTCCCGAGGACGACACCCTGGTGCGTCGGGTCGGCCGCGAGAGTCGGCGAGTGGGAGATCTCGGGTGAGGCCGCACCGAGGGCGAACGCCTTCGCGAGGCCGAAGTCCAGGAGCTTGACCTTGCCTTCCGGCGTCACGTTGACGTTCGCGGGCTTGAGGTCGCGGTGGAGGACGCCCTTGGCGTGCGCGGCCTCGAGGGCGTCGGCGATCTGGAGCGCGAAGCGGATCGCCTCGCTGGCGGAGACGGGCGCGCGCACGATGCGCTGCTTGAGCGTCTCGCCGGACACGAGCTCGAGGACGAGGAAGCGGACGCCGTCGATCTCCTCGAAGCTGTAAATCGCCGCGATGTTCGGGTGGTTCAGGCTGGCGAGGACGTGGGCCTCGCGCGTGAAGCGCAGGAGCCGGTCGGTGTCCTGGGCGAAGGCCTCGGGAAGGACCTTGATCGCGACGTCGCGCTGCAGGCGCGTGTCGCGGGCCCTCCACACTTCGCCCATCCCTCCCGCGCCGAGGCGCGACAGAACCTCGAACGGCCCGAGACGGGAACCGGGTTCGAGAGGCATGGTGTCGTGACGATTATCTACAATCCCGGCCTTATGTTGTTACACGGTGCGTCCGCGCCCGCCGCCGCCCTCCTCGCCCTCCTCGCCGCCGGGCCGGGTGCCCCCGCCGAATCGCCCGCGGCAGGCCTCTGGAACGCGTGGCCGGCCGCGCGCGTTTACATGGGCGATCCCTTCGCTCTCAAGTCGGCGATGCTGCGCGCGGAGATCGCGCGCCTCGTCGAGCGCTATCCGGGCGTCGTCCGCGTCGCCGAGGAAGGCGTCTCGTCCGAGGGCCGCCCGATTCCTCTCCTCCTCGTCGGCGACGGGCCGACGACGGTCCTTCTCTGGTCGCAGATGCACGGCGACGAGCCGACGGCCACGTCGGCGCTTCTCGACGTCCTGAACCACATCGGCGCCACGCGCGCCGCGCCCGCGACGAAGGCGCTCCTCTCGAGGCTCACGCTGGCCGTGATCCCGATGCTCAACCCCGACGGCACCGAGCGCACGCGCCGGACGAACGCGCAGGGCATCGACATCAACCGCGACGCGGGCCGCCTCCAGACGCCCGAGGGGCGGTTCCTCAAGTCCGTGCGTGACCGGCTGAATCCGGCGGTCGGCTACAACCTTCACAACCAGGGCCCGAACCAGCTCGCCGGCTCGGCCGGCGCCCAGGCCGCGATCTCGCTTCTCGCCGTGCCGTTCGACGAGGCGTTCACGGAGAACGACGGGCGGCGCACGACGAAGCGGCTCGCGGTCCTCATCCGCGACCTGCTGCAGCCGTGGGCGCCGGGCCGCGTCTCCCGTTACGACATGGAGTACACGGCGCGGGCGTTCGGCGACTCGATGACACGCTGGGGGACGCCGACGCTCCTGATCGAATCGGGCGGGTTCGCGGCCGCCGGGCCCGACGAGGCCGCGGCGCTCGTGCGCCTGAACTTCGTCGCGCTCCTCGCGACGCTCTCGGCCCTCGCGGACGGCACCGTCGCGAAGGTGGACGCGGCGGCGTACGACGCGATCCCGCTGAACGTGCGCGACAGGCTCATGGATGTCGTCGTCCGCAACGCCCTCGTGGTCGGCGGCGGCGGCCTGCCGCCTTACTTCGCCGACGTCGGCTGGAACGTCCCCGCCACGCGGCCGGGATTCACCGGCTCCGCCGTGGGGCGCGGGCGGGGCGGCGCGGTTCTCGAGGTGGGCGACCTCGACTCGTACAAGGGCAAGGCCGAGATCGACGCGACGAACCGCGTCCTCGCCGTTGCGCCGAAGGGCGGCGCCGAGGGCTGGGCGAAGGCGCTCGAGGCGCTGAAGGCGAAGGGTCTCGCGACGCCCGACGGGACGCTCACGCTCACGCTCGACGCGCTCTCGCAGGAGGCGAAGGCGTGGAGCGAGGGCGCGGCCACGCTCGCGCCGGGTTACGGCGGCGACTTCCTGCTGATCGCGCCGTCCGGGGACGGCCGGTTCCGCGTGGAGCGGCGGCTCTCGGTCGCGAGTCCCTAGTCGAACGCGCGGACGACGTCCTCGACGTACTCCGGCCGGCGCATGCCGGCGAGGACGACGTCGACGCCCGGCGTCGCGAGGAGGGCGCGGAGCGTGCGCTGGGCGAGTGAGCCCGCGGCGGGCGCCGCGCCCGCGAACGCCGACGTGACCCACGCCTGCAGCTCGCGGACGCGCGCGCTTTCCCACGCCGCGTCGCGCCCGAGTCCCGCGAGCGCGTCCGGCGGGAGGTTCGCGAAGCGGACGAGCCCGCGGCCGGAGAACGCGTTGAACGGCCGGTTCACGAGGACGCCGAGGCCGGAGGCGCGCGCGACGTCGAGGACGCTCCGGCCGTCCTCCGTGTGGATCGGCTCGCGGGCGCCCGTCTCGATCGGGTTGAACGGGAGCTGCACCGCTGCGAAGCCCGGACCCGCGCCCGCGAGGAGCCGCTCGAGCGAGACCGCATCCGCGCGCTCCCGCGCGACGACGAGCGTGTTCGACGAGACGCCGTACGCCCCGATGCGCCCGGCGGCGATCTCGGATTCCAGGCGGCGGAACGCGCGCGCGGTCCGGTCGTAGAACTCGGCCCGCGCTTCCTCCCGGGGAATGCCCGCGTGGACGGCGTGCGTCAGGAAGTACTCCGGGTTGTGGAGGAGCAGGAGGTCCACGCGCGGCATCGCGAGGCGCGCGAGCGAGGCCGTGAGCTGGTCCTCGAGGAAGTCGGGCGAGATCGCGTGCCAGAGGTCGGGCCCGTATTCGACGACCTCGGTCCACGGCCGGCCCGCGCGAACGCGCCGGCGCGCCTCGTCGAGGTTCCCGCCCTGCAGGTATCCGATCTTCGTGACGACGACGACGTCCTCGCGCCGGACGGCGCCGCGGAGAACGGCGTCCGCGAGGACCTCGCCCACGAGCGTCTCGCTGTGGCCGTCGGCGTAGTTCGTCGACGTGTCGATCAGCGTGACGCCCGCGTCGAGCGCGCCGGCCAGCGCGCGCCGATGGACGCCTTCGCGGTCGTCCACGCGGTAGCACCCGAACCCGGCGCGTGAGACGCGTGGATGCACGCGGCCGAGGGGCGCGTACGCGTCGTTCCCGAGCCGCGGGATCGTCAACGCGGCGCCGCCGCGGGCGCGGCGGCCTTGGCGGGGGTGTGATCGCAGTAACGCGTCCAGATCGTGGCTGAGACGAGTGCGGCGATCGAGAGCGTCACGACGACGACGAGGGCGACGGGCCGCGCCTTGCGGGACGGCGCCACCGAGAGGGACTGCGCGAGGCGCTCGGCGCTCGTCGTGCGGTGCGCTCCGCCGGCCTCGAAGGACGCTTCGACGTCCCCGAAGCGCACCGACGCACCGGAGGAAAGCGGCGCCTCGGAGACGCGCTTCCCTTCGACGAAGATTCCGTTGGCGCTGCCGAGGTCGCGGGCGACCCAGCCGTCGCCGATTCGCTCCACGATCGCGTGCTTGCGCGAGACGGAGCGGCTCTGGAGGACGACGTCGCAGTCGGGATCGCGGCCCACGACGGCGCGCGCCTCGAAGACGATTCGCCGTTCGTTGCCCGCCTCTCGCACGGTCAGGACGCCCGGCATCCTTCTTCCTCCTCGCCCGCCCGGAATCTTATGTCGTCTGCGTCTCCGGCGTTCCAGGCTGCGGCGCGAGGACGAAGGCCACGTCGCCGACGTTCGTCCCCGTCGGCCCCGGACAGAACGCGTCGCCGAGCGCCTCGAAGAACGGTCCGGCGTCGTTGTCGTGGAGCGCATGGCCGGGGTCGAGGCCGAGCGCCTCCGCGCGCGCGAGCGTCGTCCCGTCCGCGAACGCGCCCGCCGCGGAGGCCTCGTAGTCGACGCCGTCCGTTCCGGCGCAGAGGATGGTCGCGCCGGAAATTCCCGCGATCGCGTACGCCGCGGCGAGGGCGAGCTCGCGGTTTCGTCCGCCGCGCCCCGCGCCGCGGACGGTGACGGTCGTCTCGCCTCCGAAGATCGTGAGGAGACGCCGAGCCGCGACGCTGCGCCTGCGCAGGTTGCCGGCGGTCGCGCCGGCGAGCGCGAGGCGCCGGCCGGCCGCGCGCGCCTCGCCCGCGAGGAGGTCGGGCACGACGCGCGTCTCGAGGCCGAGGCGGCTCGCCTCGACGCGCGCCCCGTCGAGAGCGGTCCGGACGTCCGCGAGGAGGACGCTCCAGCGCGGGCCGACGCCCTCGCCGCCCGGGGCGGCAGGGAGGTCGAGGTGAGCGCGGACGGCCTGCGGCACGAGCGGTCCGAGCCGGTACCGCTCGAGGATCGCGCGGGCCTCGGCGGGACGCGGCGGGACGCCGAGCGTCGGCCCGGACGCGACCAGGTGCCAGCCGTCGTCTCCGAGGTCGGAGAGGACGAGCGTCATGACGTCGGCAGCGCCGGCGGCGGCCGCGAGACGGCCGCCCTTGACGCGCGAGAGCGCACCGCGCACGACGTTGAGGTCGGCGATCGGCGCTCCCGCGGCCATGAGGAGCGACGCCGTGCGGGACTTGTCCTCGAGAGAGAGACCCTCGGCCGGCACCGCGAGCAGGCTGGAGCCGCCTCCGGAGAGGAGGACGAGGAGGAGATCGCCCTTGCGCTGCCGCCGGGCGAGCGCGAGGGCGGCCTCGCCGGCGGCGAGGCTGTTCTCGTCCGGGTGCGGGTGGCGCGCGTGGATGACGGCGGCGCCGGGCGGCAGGCCGTCGGTCGCCGAACCGGCGGGCGCGACCACGAGCGCCTCGTCCAGCCGGCGGCCGAGGCTGGCCGCGGCCGCGACCGTCATGGGCACGGCGGCCTTGCCGACGGCGAGGACCGTGACGCGCTCGGGCGCGAAGACGAACTCGCGGCGCGCGGTCGACGACACGGAGCGGACGACGACCGCGTCGCCCCGCCGCCCGAGGGCCTCGGAGACGAGCGCGGCCGGGTCCACGGCGCCGACGGCGGCGCGGTAGAGCCGCGTCAGGATCTCGCGGTCGTCCAAAGCGCACGGAGTCTAGCGAAACCGCCGGGTGCCGGAGGGGTAAACTCGTCTGCAGGAGAACCGCCATGGCACGCTCACGGATGGACGACATTCTCGGATCGGTCAAGGACGCCGGGGACCGCGGCCAGGAGATCGCCTCGCAGGTCGCCGCGCGCGTCGAGGACGTGCTCGACGAGGCGGGCGCCCAGGGCAAGCGCGTCCGCAAGGAGCTCGCTCGCCGCTGGAGGCACGTGGACCGCATCGGACGCGACAACGCCTTCGTGATGGCGTTTGGCGCGCTCGCCGTCGGGGTCCTGATCGGGTACCTCGTCGCCCGCGACGACGACTAGAGGCCCCTGCTAATCTGCCCCCGGGGAGGGAGCGCGCCCATGGGCATGTACATCATCGCGGAGCCCTGCATCGGCGTGAAGGACACCGCGTGCGTCGAGGTCTGCCCCGTGGACTGCATCCACCCGAAGAAGGACGAAGCCGGCCACGCCGAGGCCACGCAGCTCTACATCGACCCGAACACGTGCATTCAGTGCGGAAACTGCGAGCCGGTGTGTCCGCCGAAGGCCATCTTCACGGAGGAGACGATCCCCGAGAAGTGGAAGCATTACCAGCAGATCAACGCCGACCACTACGCCTGATCGGATCCGCGTGCAGCTCTCGCAACGGATCGGCGTCCTGCGCACGGGTTTCACGCGCACGTTCTGGGTCGCGAACGTCCTCGAGCTGTTCGAGCGCTTCGCGTTCTACGGCTCCAAGGCGGTCCTCGCCGTCTACCTGAACCGCACGGTCGGGCTCGGCACGACGGGCAACGACCTCGTCGGGGTTTACGGCCTCCTCGTTTTCGGCCTCCCGATTTTCGCGGGCGTCGTCGTCGACCGCTTCGGCTTCAAGCGGAGCCTCCTCGCGTGCTTCTCGATCTTCTGCGTCGGGTACACGCTCATCGGGCTCGCGGGCATGCCGGCGGGCCAGCCGTTCGTGGATGCGCTCGGGAAGAAGGGCTACGTGGTCCTCGCCCTCGTCGTCACGGCGATCGGGGGCTCGCTCATCAAGCCCTGCATCGTCGGAACCGTCGCGCGGACGACGACCGAGGAGACGAAGTCCCTCGGCTACTCGATCTACTACTCCCTCGTGAACTTCGGCGGGTTCTTCGGGCCGATCCTCGCCGGCGAGGTGCGGACGCGCTTCGGGATCGCGTCGGTCCTCCTCATGTCGGCGGCCGTCTCGGCGGCGCTCGTGCTCGGGACGCTCGCGTTCTACCGGGAGCCCGAGGGGCCGCGCGAGGGACGCACGTTCGCGAAGGTCATCTCGGACGCCGCGACCGTGCTCCGGAACGTGCGCTTCCTTCTCTTCCTCGTGATCTTCTCGGGCTTCTGGATCATGTTCTGGCAGGTCTTCTACGCGCTGCCGTTTTACGTGACGGACATCCTGAAAATCGAGCGTTTCGAGCTTCTCGAGACCGTGGACGCGCTCGGGATCATCTTTCTCTCGGTGCCGGCGACGGCGCTCATGAAGAAGGTGCGGCCGATCCGCGCGATGGCGGGCGGCTTTGCGGTCGCGAGCGCGTCCTGGCTCGTGATCACGCTCACGCAGAGCTGGCAGGGCGTCGTCGTCGCGATGCTCTTCTTTGCGCTCGGCGAGTCCATGCAGGCGCCGCGCTTCTACGAGTACGTCGCGGACCTCGCGCCGGAAGGGCAGACGGGCACTTACATGGGCTTCGCGTTCCTGCCCGTCGCGATCGGCGCGTTCGTCGCGGGGCGCCTCTCGGGCTACCTCATCGAGCACTACCTCAAGGGCCCGAATCCCGGCGGAATGTGGATCCTGCTCTCCGCGATCGGCTTCGGATCGACGGTCGCGATGCTCCTCTACGACCGCTTCATCGCGCCGAAGAAAGCCGCTGCCTGAGGGCGGAGCGCGCGCCTTGTTTACCTTCTTCGCTCTTCTCGTCGCCTTCGCTGCCCTCGGGCTCGCGGCGTGGCTGCGCGAGCGCGTCGTGCGGCTGGAACACGAGGTCGCCGCGCTGCGCGCGCCGGGGGAGGGAGAGGGAAGAGAAGAAAGAATTTCTTTGAAGGTGAATACGGAGGCGGAGCACGCGGCCGCACCGGCCCGCGCGACGGATGCTTCCGCACCGCCGATCGCATTCCCCGCGCCGCCGGTGGCATTCGCCCCACCGCCCTCTACACCTTCTAAGCAAAGCGCCGATGCGGCTGCTTCAGTCGCGCCTGCTGGCTTCGGCGAAGTGTTTCGAGAGGGAGCAAAGACATCCTCTCCGGTCGACTGGGAGAGCTTCGTCGGGATCAAGCTCTTCTCGTGGATCGCCGGGATCTTCCTGACCATCGGCGCGATCCTGTTCCTGCGCTACTCGATCGACCGCGGCTGGCTCACCGAGCCGATCCAGATGGCGATCGGGATCGCCGCCGGATCGGGGCTCCTCGTCCTGTGCGAGCTCCGGGCCGCGCGACGGTACGCCGTCACCGCGAACGCGCTCGACGCCGCGGGCCTCGTGATCCTGTTCTCGACGCTGTTCGCGGCGCACGCGCGCTGGGGGATCCTCGGCTCCGGCGCAACGTTCGTCGCGCTCGCCGCCGTCGCGGCTCTTGCCGTGATCCTCGCGGTCCGTCACGACTCGACGTTCATCGCTCTGCTCGGTCTCCTCGGCGGCTTCGCGACGCCGGTCCTCCTCGGGACGTCGTGGCCCGTCCTTTTCCCGTTTCTCGGCCTCCTCGCCGTCGGCCTCTTCGCCTTCGCCGTTCTCCGGAAGGCGCCTCTCCTCCACACGCTCGCGGGCCTCGCGACGCTGGCGGTGCTCGGTTCCTGGTGCGTGCAGTCGCTGACGCCCGACCTCCTCGTGCCAGCCCTGACGGCCGCGGTCGGCCTCTCGCTCTTCTACCTTTTCGCGCCGGCGCTCGGCGCGCGTCTCGCGCCGCCGGACCCGCTGCCCGCCGGGGCGGCGGGCCTCGGGCTTCTGGGCCACGTGCTCCTCCTCTTCGTCGCCGCGGAGAGGTCGCTCGTCGTCCCGCCGGCCGTTCCCGAGGCGCTCGCGCTCTTCATCCTCACCGCGGCGGCGACGCTCGCGGCGCGCCGCGCGGGGGCCGCGTGGGTGAACGCGGCGGGGCTCGCCCTGGCCGTCCTCGCCGTCGCGCGCTTCACGTTCACCGCGAGCCGCACGCCGTGGCCGCTGGCCGCCCTCGCGGTGGCGGCCGCCCTCGCCCTCTGGAGCGTGGCGGCGTGGGTCTTCGACGGGACGATCGCCTTCGGCCGCGCCGCCGCCGTCGCGCTCGTCGGGGCGCAGGCCGTGGCGATCGCGGTGTCTCTCGTGCCGGGCTCGCCGCCGCTCCGCGCCGTTCTCGCGGCCCACGCCCTCTTCCTCGTCGCGCTCTTCGCGGTGGCCGCGGGGGCTCCCGAGCCGCGCCTCTCCGTCCTTGCCGCGGGCCCCGCGATCCTCGCGCCCCTCGCATGGGGGTTCTGGCGCCGGGACGGTGCGCCGTGGCAGGAGGTCGCCCTCTTCGCGGGCGTCCTCTGGGCGCTCTTCGTGCTCCATCCGCTGGTGCTCGGGCGGCGCGCGGGCCGCGCGCGCGCGCCGTACCTCGCGGCGGTGCTCGCGAGCGCGGGCTTCTTCCCGATCCTGCGCGTCGCGCTCGAGGAGGGCGGTTACCGCCCGGTGATCGGATTTCTTCCGCTCGCGATGGCGCTCGGGATGTCCGCCCTCCTGGGCCGCCTACTCACGCTCGGCATCCCTCCCGAGGAAGACCGCTCGCGCCTCGCGCTCGTGGCGGGCGCGGCGCTCGCGTTCGTGACGGTGGCGATCCCGCTGCAGTTCGAGAAGGAGTGGCTCACGCTCGGCTGGGCGTTCCTCGGCGCCGCGCTCGCGTGGCTCTTCGGGCGGATCGCGCACCGCGGCCTCGTCGTCTGGTCGCTCGCGCTCTTCGCGGCGGCGTTCGTGAGGCTGGCGCTCAATCCCGCCGTCCTCACGTATCACGCGCGCGCGGCGGCGCCGGTCTTCAACTGGTATCTCTGGGTCTACGCGGCGGCGGCGGCGGCGTTCTTCGCCGGAGCGGTCCTCCTCCGGGGCCCGGGCGCCGCGGCGTGGCCGGTCGGCGTCGCCCTCCTGCCCGCGGGCGGGGTCGCCATCCTTTTTGCGCTCCTGAACCTCGAGATCGCGGACTTCTTCGCGGAGGGGCGGCGGATCGT
This Acidobacteriota bacterium DNA region includes the following protein-coding sequences:
- a CDS encoding aldo/keto reductase, yielding MTIPRLGNDAYAPLGRVHPRVSRAGFGCYRVDDREGVHRRALAGALDAGVTLIDTSTNYADGHSETLVGEVLADAVLRGAVRREDVVVVTKIGYLQGGNLDEARRRVRAGRPWTEVVEYGPDLWHAISPDFLEDQLTASLARLAMPRVDLLLLHNPEYFLTHAVHAGIPREEARAEFYDRTARAFRRLESEIAAGRIGAYGVSSNTLVVARERADAVSLERLLAGAGPGFAAVQLPFNPIETGAREPIHTEDGRSVLDVARASGLGVLVNRPFNAFSGRGLVRFANLPPDALAGLGRDAAWESARVRELQAWVTSAFAGAAPAAGSLAQRTLRALLATPGVDVVLAGMRRPEYVEDVVRAFD
- a CDS encoding 4Fe-4S binding protein; amino-acid sequence: MYIIAEPCIGVKDTACVEVCPVDCIHPKKDEAGHAEATQLYIDPNTCIQCGNCEPVCPPKAIFTEETIPEKWKHYQQINADHYA
- a CDS encoding MFS transporter produces the protein MQLSQRIGVLRTGFTRTFWVANVLELFERFAFYGSKAVLAVYLNRTVGLGTTGNDLVGVYGLLVFGLPIFAGVVVDRFGFKRSLLACFSIFCVGYTLIGLAGMPAGQPFVDALGKKGYVVLALVVTAIGGSLIKPCIVGTVARTTTEETKSLGYSIYYSLVNFGGFFGPILAGEVRTRFGIASVLLMSAAVSAALVLGTLAFYREPEGPREGRTFAKVISDAATVLRNVRFLLFLVIFSGFWIMFWQVFYALPFYVTDILKIERFELLETVDALGIIFLSVPATALMKKVRPIRAMAGGFAVASASWLVITLTQSWQGVVVAMLFFALGESMQAPRFYEYVADLAPEGQTGTYMGFAFLPVAIGAFVAGRLSGYLIEHYLKGPNPGGMWILLSAIGFGSTVAMLLYDRFIAPKKAAA
- a CDS encoding DUF2339 domain-containing protein, which translates into the protein MFTFFALLVAFAALGLAAWLRERVVRLEHEVAALRAPGEGEGREERISLKVNTEAEHAAAPARATDASAPPIAFPAPPVAFAPPPSTPSKQSADAAASVAPAGFGEVFREGAKTSSPVDWESFVGIKLFSWIAGIFLTIGAILFLRYSIDRGWLTEPIQMAIGIAAGSGLLVLCELRAARRYAVTANALDAAGLVILFSTLFAAHARWGILGSGATFVALAAVAALAVILAVRHDSTFIALLGLLGGFATPVLLGTSWPVLFPFLGLLAVGLFAFAVLRKAPLLHTLAGLATLAVLGSWCVQSLTPDLLVPALTAAVGLSLFYLFAPALGARLAPPDPLPAGAAGLGLLGHVLLLFVAAERSLVVPPAVPEALALFILTAAATLAARRAGAAWVNAAGLALAVLAVARFTFTASRTPWPLAALAVAAALALWSVAAWVFDGTIAFGRAAAVALVGAQAVAIAVSLVPGSPPLRAVLAAHALFLVALFAVAAGAPEPRLSVLAAGPAILAPLAWGFWRRDGAPWQEVALFAGVLWALFVLHPLVLGRRAGRARAPYLAAVLASAGFFPILRVALEEGGYRPVIGFLPLAMALGMSALLGRLLTLGIPPEEDRSRLALVAGAALAFVTVAIPLQFEKEWLTLGWAFLGAALAWLFGRIAHRGLVVWSLALFAAAFVRLALNPAVLTYHARAAAPVFNWYLWVYAAAAAAFFAGAVLLRGPGAAAWPVGVALLPAGGVAILFALLNLEIADFFAEGRRIVVNPFSTTLAEGLAYTLGWALFAIALLVTGIAKKSRGARAAALVLLVVTILKCFLFDLAQLGGLYRVGSFVGLAVCLALVALLLQRFVLRRSES
- a CDS encoding FHA domain-containing protein; translated protein: MPGVLTVREAGNERRIVFEARAVVGRDPDCDVVLQSRSVSRKHAIVERIGDGWVARDLGSANGIFVEGKRVSEAPLSSGASVRFGDVEASFEAGGAHRTTSAERLAQSLSVAPSRKARPVALVVVVTLSIAALVSATIWTRYCDHTPAKAAAPAAAPR
- a CDS encoding peptidase M14; translation: MLLHGASAPAAALLALLAAGPGAPAESPAAGLWNAWPAARVYMGDPFALKSAMLRAEIARLVERYPGVVRVAEEGVSSEGRPIPLLLVGDGPTTVLLWSQMHGDEPTATSALLDVLNHIGATRAAPATKALLSRLTLAVIPMLNPDGTERTRRTNAQGIDINRDAGRLQTPEGRFLKSVRDRLNPAVGYNLHNQGPNQLAGSAGAQAAISLLAVPFDEAFTENDGRRTTKRLAVLIRDLLQPWAPGRVSRYDMEYTARAFGDSMTRWGTPTLLIESGGFAAAGPDEAAALVRLNFVALLATLSALADGTVAKVDAAAYDAIPLNVRDRLMDVVVRNALVVGGGGLPPYFADVGWNVPATRPGFTGSAVGRGRGGAVLEVGDLDSYKGKAEIDATNRVLAVAPKGGAEGWAKALEALKAKGLATPDGTLTLTLDALSQEAKAWSEGAATLAPGYGGDFLLIAPSGDGRFRVERRLSVASP
- a CDS encoding protein kinase, which encodes MPLEPGSRLGPFEVLSRLGAGGMGEVWRARDTRLQRDVAIKVLPEAFAQDTDRLLRFTREAHVLASLNHPNIAAIYSFEEIDGVRFLVLELVSGETLKQRIVRAPVSASEAIRFALQIADALEAAHAKGVLHRDLKPANVNVTPEGKVKLLDFGLAKAFALGAASPEISHSPTLAADPTHQGVVLGTASYMSPEQARGRALDARSDLWSFGCVLYEMLAGRKAFDGESVSDILVAILDREPDWAALPAATPAPLRDLMKRLLRKDPAGRPATIGDTRGFLEAAAGSRTTAIFPVSGRSASAARRGGGRALLVAGSILLVVGAALFWVAMRERAGSALPASKLLAILPATDLTGRPDGRQLCDGVSISLGVKLQGVPNLAIMPPSGPAMLKETDPAKWARDTGANLLVQPAVRQMGEERQLSFSLSLAGSPVQIAAGEVTGPSAEHFRLEEELARKLVAALRLQLSPGAATPQPASVPAGAPQTDYVVALGYLERYDDRASVDKAIALLSRIPGAEGSALVQAALGRAYLRAYALTKDAATAGLAQQATQRANALDPDLPEAQVTLGEILTATGRSGDAIAVLKKAVDRDPSSVTAILALASALQKSKDTAGAERTLLRLVELRPTSWSGFNRLGTLYFLSSRYEKAVETYRRAIALNPDVARMHFNLGAALLRLGRFEEARAALDDSIRISPVPQAFSNLGVAHYLLGRFPEATVSFQRAVDLAPKNYRWHVYLGDALSQIPNESARARAAYETALPLVTAELAVNPADAVSVVLLGRCLAMTGAPERAWSEIRRGVALAPEDSEVLETAAAAAMVLGKKAEALTWLQKAVAKGYGLVEIQHDPVFAPLRGEPAFQTLASLAPSPTAPSPSTGDKR
- a CDS encoding DUF4147 domain-containing protein, coding for MDDREILTRLYRAAVGAVDPAALVSEALGRRGDAVVVRSVSSTARREFVFAPERVTVLAVGKAAVPMTVAAAASLGRRLDEALVVAPAGSATDGLPPGAAVIHARHPHPDENSLAAGEAALALARRQRKGDLLLVLLSGGGSSLLAVPAEGLSLEDKSRTASLLMAAGAPIADLNVVRGALSRVKGGRLAAAAGAADVMTLVLSDLGDDGWHLVASGPTLGVPPRPAEARAILERYRLGPLVPQAVRAHLDLPAAPGGEGVGPRWSVLLADVRTALDGARVEASRLGLETRVVPDLLAGEARAAGRRLALAGATAGNLRRRSVAARRLLTIFGGETTVTVRGAGRGGRNRELALAAAYAIAGISGATILCAGTDGVDYEASAAGAFADGTTLARAEALGLDPGHALHDNDAGPFFEALGDAFCPGPTGTNVGDVAFVLAPQPGTPETQTT